The Kribbella sp. NBC_00662 nucleotide sequence CGAAAGCGCTCGAGGTCGGCTCGCACTCCGTCCAGGACCTCGGGGTACGACGGATCGAGCGCGCGCCCGGGCTTGTCATGAGGGCCTGTCGACGCCCACCGACCCGGCTCGCGGACGAGGAGCGGGCGGAACCAGATACCCGGTCGGGCGCCGATCGCCTTGATCGCGGCCGCCGTACCGGCCATGTCGTCGAACACACCCGGGATCCCACGGTCCCAGGGGCCGCCGGAGCAGACACCGCCCGGGTACCAGCCGTCGTCGACGACGCTGAACGGTTTGACCGGGTGACCGTCGGCGAGTTCGACGATCGTGGTCGCGTCCTGGAGGACGGCCTTCTCGTCGAAGTTCTCGCCGTACGCGTAATACCAGTTGTTGGCCCCGACCACCGGCGCGGGCTCAGGTCGCGCCGGTAGTCGGGTGCTCATGGTGGCGACCCCTGCGTTCAGGGTCTGCCAAGGGGTGCCGCTGTCCTTGAATAGTCGCACGGTCGCCGCAGTGAGCGTCCGGCCCCTCAAGTGTGCCGGACCGCCCCCGTTGCGGAGGTCGAGCCACAGCGTGAAGCCGTCGCCGTCGACCGTCCAGGAGCAGAACGCACTCGGCTGGACGTCCACGCCGGCGCCGGTCGTGCTGCCGGTCTGCGGGTCGTGAACGAGGAAGTACCAGGGCAGCAGGCGCTCGGGTTGGATGTGGCGCCACTGCAGGTCGCCGTACGAACGCTCCCAGGCGTCGCCGAGGATCAGCGCGTCGGCAGGGAGTCGCTCGGTCCAGCGCAGCGCGACGCGGGAGATCGTCGTCGCGGTGACCTCGACAGCCCCGTCGTTCCAGGTGACCTCTGCACCGGCGGCGGACCAGGTCGAGCCTGATCCGACCGCGGTGGTCAACCGGTCCGAGAGATCCGACTGGACGAAAACAGCACTCGGTTCTCTCACCAGGCTCCCTCGGGGCGGATTTACTTTCCCCAGAGACTTTAGTTAGTGCCTCTCGGGCCGGTCAAGGCGGCTACCGCGGTGACGAGACGGTCGACATCCGACTGGTCCGTGTACGGCGCGAGGCCCGCGCGAACCGCTCCGGTCGGGCCGAGGCCGAGCACGCGGGCAGGCTCGTACGCGTAGAACGAGCCGGCCGGAGCGTTGACGCCGGCCTTCGCGAGGTGCTCGGAGACGGCTGCCGGGCTGTGACCCTCGAGGGTGAAGAGCAGAGTCGGCGTCCGGTTCGCGGCGTGGCCGTAGAGGGTGGCGCCGGGGATCGCCGCGAGGCGCGACTCGAGGTCGTCCCGGAGGCTGTCCTCGTACTCCTCGACCAGTTGGAGAGAGCTGACAAGCCGCTCCCGACGGGTCGAGCCGGACCCGCCGAGGCCGGCCAGGAAGTCGACGGCCGCGGTCGTGCCGGCCAGCAGTTCGTACGGCAGCGTGCCGAACTCGAAGCGCTCCGGTACGACGTTCGACGACGGCATGAGCTTGTCGGGCTTCAGCGTCTCGAGCAGCTCCGGCGCGGCGGTCAGCGCCCCGAGGTGCGGCCCGAAGAACTTGTACGGCGAGCAGACGTAGAAATCGGCGTACGTCGCGTCGACCGGCGCGTGAGCGGTCAGGTGCACGCCGTCGACGTAGATCAGTGCGCCGGCCTCGTGGACCTGGTCGGCCAGCTTGCGCGTGTCCGGTCGCGTGCCGAGCAGGTTCGAGGCACCGGTGACCGCGACCAGGCGGGTGCGATCGGTGAGGAGCGGCGCCAGGTCGTCGAGCTCGGAGGTCGCGATGTCGAATCCGAGCCACTTGATCGTGGCACCGGCTGCCTCGGCGGCCTGCACCCAGGGGCGGACGTTCGCGTCGTGGTCGAGACGAGTGACGATCACCTCATCGCCCTCGGACCAGTTCTTCGCGAGCGTGCGCGAGAAGTCGTAGGTCAGCTGGGTCATGCTGCGGCCGAAGACGATGCCCTCGGCAGTGGTGCCGAGCAGGTCGGCCATCGCGGCGCGGGCGCCGACGACGACCTCGTCGGCGCGACGCTCGGCGGCCGTGAGTTGGCCGCGGTTCGCGAGCGCCGAGGTCATCGTTCTCGAGACCGCGTCGGCGACGACCTGCGGCGTCTGCGAGCCGCCCGGGCCGTCGAAATGCGCCGCCCCCTCGTCGAGTGCGGGGAACTGCTTCCGGACCGCCACCACATCGAAGGCACACATGAGCGTCATCCTCGCTCACTCCTGACATCCGCCGCTACCACGTGCCCGAATGCGGATAAAAATCTCCGGAATGTCGGTGACGTGGTGCAGGATGTCAGGAGTGAGTACCGTAACGACTCCTGACAAGGCTCCGGTCCGGGCCTGGCTCCCCGTCATGCTGGCCCTGGCCGCGATCTGGGGCTGCAGCTTCCTGTTCATCTCGGTCGGCGTGCGGGAGCTGCCGCCGCTCTACCTGGCGCTCGGCCGGGTGATCGCGGGCTCCGTCGTACTGCTCGCGATCCTGGTCGTGAAGCGCGAGCCGCTGCCGCGTGATCCGCGGATCTGGGCGCATTCGTTCGTCGCCGGCGCGATCGGATCGGCGATCCCGTGGACCCTGTTCGGGTACGGCGAGGAGCGGATCCCGTCCCTGCTGGCCGGCATCTGGAACGGCATCACCCCGTTGATCGTGCTGCCGATCGCCGTGCTGATCTTCCGGACCGAGGTGTTCTCGGCGCAGCGCGGGCTCGGGCTGCTGATCGGGTTCACCGGGATGCTCGTGGTGCTCGGCGCGTGGCGGGTGGACAGCGGCGCCGACCTGGTCGGGCAGGGGCTGTGCATGCTCGCGGCGGTGTTCTACGGGCTCGCGATCCCTTACCAGAAGAAGTTCCTGGCCGGGACGACATTGTCCGGTACTGCGCTGTCGGCAACGTTGTTGCTGTGCGCAACCGTACAGCTGGCGATCGTCGCGCCGCTGGTCACCCGGCAGGCGCCGCCCGCCCCGTGGTCGTTGTCGGTCGAGGTTGTGCTGAGCGTCATCGCCCTCGGCGCGCTCGGCAGCGGGCTCGCGTTCGTCCTGAACATGCGCAACATCCGCCTGATCGGCGCGAGCCGCTCGTCGATGGTCACATACCTGATGCCGGTCTTCTCGATCCTCGTCGGCGTGATCGTGCTGCACGAGCACATCACCTGGTACCAGCCGGTCGGCGGCCTCATCGTCCTGCTGGGAGTAGCGGTCTCGCAGGGCGTCCTGACCTCGCTCCGCCAGAAGCCCGTCGTCGCGGCCCAGGCGACCATCTGAGCGGCGGATCTGGGCCACTGACCAACCTCCACCCGCGGCCGGTAGCGGTCGCCGGCTGAGCGTGAGTCGCGCAGACAACGGCCGGTTGGTCAGTGACGCAGATCCGGGTTCGGTCAGGCGTGGCGGCGAAGGTTGGGCACGGCTGCGACCGCGACCGCGGCGAGCGCGAGCAGCGTCCCCGAAACGACCGGCGCCGTGACCGGTTTGTCGGCGACGGGAACGAAGATGTCGATGAACAGGCTTGCGATCAGCTGACCGGCGATCGTACCCAGGCCGAGCACGAAGACGCCGACGACGCGGACCACGGCGGCCGCGGCGCTGATGAAGATCACGCCGCAAGCGCCGCCGAAGTACAGCCAGGGTTCGCTCGGGAGGTGCCGTGGTGCGCCGCGGAGTGCGAGGTCGACCAGGAAGACGATCAGCAGCGCGACGAATCCCACCAGGAAATTGACCACACCGGCGGCGACCGCGCCGTACCCACCGGTGGAGGCGGTCCGCGCGACCCGTCCGTTGATCGCCTGCTGTACGGCGGTCCCGACGCCACCGAGCGCGGGCAGGATCGCGAGGAGCAGGCCGTCGGGGTGACTCACCTGCTCCGACACCGCGAGGCCGACGGCGACGAGGGCGATCATCGCGCCGACGATCCGGATCGTGGTGAGCGGCTGCGGGCCGGCCGGGCCGAAGCCGAGGCGGTCGACGACCAGACTGCTGATCGCCTGCCCGGCCACACCGGCCACCAGGAAGACCGCGACGCCGATCACGGAGACGGTGATCGACTGCGTGGCGACGAGGAACGCGCCCGCGAGTCCACCGAGACATTGCCACCAGCGCAAACCGCCGTACCCGCGCATCGGCGTCCGGATCGTGCGCCAGACGTTGCCGAGTGCGCGCCGGACCGGCGGCACCACGGCCGTCGCGACCAACAGGATCAGCAGCCCGGTGCCGAACGAGATCAGCGCGGCCGGGATCCCGTCGCCGAGGATGCCGCCGAGCTCGCCGTTCAACCGCGACTGCACCGCGACCAGCATGCCGATCCCGAACGCCGAGACCAACCCGACAACGTGGTGCTGCCGGGTCGAAGCGGCGGGAGGCGCGGCGGTTGTTGTCACCTCACCATCATGACCGTCCGGCCTATAGCGCCTGACAGCAGGTCCGAATTATGACCGGCGGATGAGCGCCAGGTACATCGCGTCGGTGCCGTGCAGATGCGGCCAGAGCTGGACATCGGGCCCGTCGCCCAGATCCGGTACGCCGGGGAACAGCGGGCGGGCGTCTTCGAGCGACGCGTCGTCGCGGCGACCCAGGACGGCGTCGACGACCGCGCGGGTCTCATCGGGATGCGGCGAGCAGGTGACGTACGCGACCACGCCGCCCGGACGGACCGAGGTGATCGCGGAGTCGAGCAGGGCCTC carries:
- a CDS encoding DMT family transporter translates to MSTVTTPDKAPVRAWLPVMLALAAIWGCSFLFISVGVRELPPLYLALGRVIAGSVVLLAILVVKREPLPRDPRIWAHSFVAGAIGSAIPWTLFGYGEERIPSLLAGIWNGITPLIVLPIAVLIFRTEVFSAQRGLGLLIGFTGMLVVLGAWRVDSGADLVGQGLCMLAAVFYGLAIPYQKKFLAGTTLSGTALSATLLLCATVQLAIVAPLVTRQAPPAPWSLSVEVVLSVIALGALGSGLAFVLNMRNIRLIGASRSSMVTYLMPVFSILVGVIVLHEHITWYQPVGGLIVLLGVAVSQGVLTSLRQKPVVAAQATI
- a CDS encoding cysteine desulfurase-like protein; translated protein: MCAFDVVAVRKQFPALDEGAAHFDGPGGSQTPQVVADAVSRTMTSALANRGQLTAAERRADEVVVGARAAMADLLGTTAEGIVFGRSMTQLTYDFSRTLAKNWSEGDEVIVTRLDHDANVRPWVQAAEAAGATIKWLGFDIATSELDDLAPLLTDRTRLVAVTGASNLLGTRPDTRKLADQVHEAGALIYVDGVHLTAHAPVDATYADFYVCSPYKFFGPHLGALTAAPELLETLKPDKLMPSSNVVPERFEFGTLPYELLAGTTAAVDFLAGLGGSGSTRRERLVSSLQLVEEYEDSLRDDLESRLAAIPGATLYGHAANRTPTLLFTLEGHSPAAVSEHLAKAGVNAPAGSFYAYEPARVLGLGPTGAVRAGLAPYTDQSDVDRLVTAVAALTGPRGTN
- a CDS encoding DMT family transporter, whose protein sequence is MTTTAAPPAASTRQHHVVGLVSAFGIGMLVAVQSRLNGELGGILGDGIPAALISFGTGLLILLVATAVVPPVRRALGNVWRTIRTPMRGYGGLRWWQCLGGLAGAFLVATQSITVSVIGVAVFLVAGVAGQAISSLVVDRLGFGPAGPQPLTTIRIVGAMIALVAVGLAVSEQVSHPDGLLLAILPALGGVGTAVQQAINGRVARTASTGGYGAVAAGVVNFLVGFVALLIVFLVDLALRGAPRHLPSEPWLYFGGACGVIFISAAAAVVRVVGVFVLGLGTIAGQLIASLFIDIFVPVADKPVTAPVVSGTLLALAAVAVAAVPNLRRHA